One window of Vibrio sinaloensis genomic DNA carries:
- a CDS encoding ABC transporter permease, with translation MKLLLLLKAELKAILTNPVVVLTVFGGVVFYSFLYPLPYSQQTPREQLISVVNLDKSQTSYRLERMVDATPQVKMVQRDSSIEAARLAFLNGKISGILVIPEHFYKDLMLGKSPTLAYAGDASYFLVYGTIVEGLAQAGGTLAAQTTVAKLMLDGTPLSQASEQYAATKINMKPTFNPRMGYVDYVVPAVFVLILQQTLAMAAGLVVGTQKQGRGYWVKVSAAKLLFARGIVLVSIYYLLTLYYFGASFSLQGVSQLAQKAELLTFALPFLIATFSIGIWLGSITPRRELVTLVVLISSMPLIFSAGFIWPVEMIPAPIVWLSQLFPSTPAIQGFLRLNQMGGSWQSVAHEYAQLWGQCVIWSILAYWAYRQALEHKT, from the coding sequence ATGAAGTTATTACTGCTGCTGAAAGCCGAGCTGAAAGCGATTTTGACCAACCCTGTGGTGGTACTCACCGTGTTTGGTGGAGTCGTGTTTTACTCGTTTCTCTACCCCTTGCCATACAGTCAGCAAACCCCTCGCGAGCAACTCATTAGCGTGGTGAACCTCGATAAAAGCCAAACCAGTTATCGGCTAGAGCGTATGGTTGATGCGACACCACAAGTAAAAATGGTGCAGCGTGACTCAAGCATTGAAGCGGCGAGACTCGCTTTCCTTAATGGAAAGATCAGTGGGATCTTGGTGATTCCCGAGCATTTCTACAAAGACCTAATGCTCGGTAAAAGCCCAACGTTAGCTTATGCTGGCGATGCCTCTTACTTTCTGGTCTATGGCACCATAGTTGAGGGGCTCGCACAGGCCGGTGGCACACTTGCGGCGCAAACGACCGTTGCTAAGCTGATGTTGGATGGCACCCCACTCTCCCAAGCCAGCGAGCAATATGCGGCCACCAAAATCAATATGAAACCAACCTTTAACCCCAGAATGGGCTATGTCGATTATGTGGTGCCAGCGGTATTCGTGTTGATTTTGCAACAGACTCTGGCCATGGCGGCAGGGCTTGTGGTCGGGACACAAAAGCAAGGGCGTGGTTACTGGGTTAAAGTCTCAGCGGCAAAACTGTTATTTGCCCGTGGCATCGTGTTAGTGAGCATCTATTATCTGTTAACCCTGTACTATTTTGGTGCGAGTTTTAGCCTACAAGGTGTGAGTCAACTGGCGCAAAAAGCCGAACTGTTGACGTTTGCTTTGCCTTTTTTGATCGCCACCTTCTCTATCGGTATTTGGTTGGGCTCGATTACGCCGAGAAGAGAGTTGGTGACGCTGGTGGTGTTGATTAGCTCGATGCCACTGATTTTCAGTGCCGGATTTATTTGGCCGGTGGAGATGATTCCCGCACCTATCGTTTGGCTGTCGCAGTTGTTTCCGAGTACCCCTGCGATCCAAGGCTTTTTGAGGCTTAATCAGATGGGCGGCAGCTGGCAGAGCGTGGCACATGAGTATGCCCAATTGTGGGGGCAATGTGTTATCTGGAGCATCTTAGCCTACTGGGCGTATCGCCAAGCGCTGGAGCATAAAACCTAG
- a CDS encoding M48 metallopeptidase family protein — translation MHPCLRYIQGYPEHIVTPVTQLVESGKLVAWFEQRYPHNHDIKSEKALFDYTMTIKNRYMKKTSPLSKVVYDNKIHLINHALGLHTYVSKVHGGKIKTKNEIRIANVFKNAPEPLLRMLVVHELAHLKEKQHNKAFYQLCCHMEPDYHQLELDARLFMIYLETSKQKSL, via the coding sequence ATGCATCCCTGCCTAAGATACATTCAAGGTTATCCAGAACATATAGTGACTCCAGTAACTCAGTTGGTTGAGTCGGGCAAACTGGTCGCTTGGTTTGAGCAACGCTATCCGCACAACCACGACATAAAAAGTGAGAAGGCGCTGTTCGACTATACGATGACGATAAAAAATCGCTACATGAAGAAGACCTCGCCGCTAAGCAAAGTGGTGTACGACAACAAGATTCATTTGATTAACCACGCGCTCGGGTTGCACACATACGTATCTAAGGTTCATGGTGGCAAGATCAAAACCAAAAACGAGATTCGGATTGCCAATGTGTTTAAGAATGCGCCAGAGCCACTATTGAGAATGCTGGTCGTGCATGAACTGGCGCATCTCAAAGAGAAGCAGCACAACAAAGCGTTTTATCAGCTCTGCTGTCATATGGAGCCTGATTACCACCAGCTAGAGCTTGATGCTCGACTATTTATGATTTACCTCGAAACCAGCAAGCAGAAATCACTATGA
- a CDS encoding ABC transporter permease has protein sequence MHETNLAQIPIIQRDKWLLSCLTWVPILLVLLIWAIFSRGIARDLPIGVVDLDHSPLSEQLTRYYDATSSMAVQSHYSSSMEAKKALVAGEIYAYAVIPSQFERDTYKQLAPQVSVFYNSQMILIGKVLNSAFVQAQSTLNAELATLGTLSQGNATLSSAMGKAVPIRSQITPLFNKNSNYAQFLVSAVVPALWQIVIVVSTILILSANLRDHGLTAWLGQQPMSRLFNTLLPYTWVFAAQGMAFLWWFYLGFKWPMNGSFILLLLAQSVTIVACMIMGCLFFFLTLDAARAMSFAGAFTAPSFAFMGITFPVSDMNSLAQGWRSLLPISHYIEVQVSQVSYGLTWAESALHLIPMLGYVIPLVLVAKLIDKHLDNAAHYQPGGSH, from the coding sequence ATGCACGAAACAAATCTAGCGCAAATTCCGATCATCCAACGCGATAAATGGTTGCTCTCTTGTTTAACCTGGGTGCCTATTTTATTGGTCCTGCTGATATGGGCGATATTTTCACGCGGCATTGCCCGTGATCTACCCATTGGGGTGGTCGATCTGGACCACAGTCCGCTGTCTGAGCAACTGACTCGTTATTATGACGCCACCTCAAGCATGGCGGTGCAATCGCACTACAGCAGTAGCATGGAGGCAAAAAAGGCTCTGGTGGCTGGAGAAATTTATGCGTACGCCGTGATCCCAAGCCAGTTCGAACGTGACACCTATAAGCAGCTCGCGCCCCAAGTCAGCGTGTTTTACAACAGTCAAATGATACTGATTGGTAAAGTATTGAACTCAGCGTTTGTCCAGGCACAATCAACCCTCAATGCCGAACTCGCCACGCTTGGCACTCTAAGCCAAGGTAACGCAACATTAAGCTCTGCGATGGGTAAAGCGGTGCCGATTCGCAGCCAAATCACCCCGCTATTCAACAAAAACTCCAACTATGCACAGTTTTTGGTGTCGGCGGTCGTCCCGGCGTTGTGGCAAATCGTGATTGTAGTGTCAACGATACTGATCCTCTCCGCCAATTTGCGCGACCACGGGTTAACGGCGTGGCTGGGACAACAACCCATGTCTCGCCTGTTTAATACCTTACTGCCCTATACTTGGGTATTTGCGGCGCAAGGCATGGCCTTTTTGTGGTGGTTCTACTTAGGCTTTAAGTGGCCAATGAACGGCAGCTTTATCTTGTTACTTCTTGCACAAAGCGTGACGATTGTGGCTTGCATGATCATGGGGTGCCTGTTCTTCTTTTTAACCCTGGACGCGGCGCGGGCGATGAGCTTCGCTGGCGCGTTTACCGCGCCAAGCTTTGCCTTTATGGGGATCACCTTTCCTGTATCCGATATGAACAGTTTGGCCCAAGGTTGGCGCAGTTTATTGCCCATAAGTCACTATATCGAAGTTCAGGTCAGCCAGGTGAGTTATGGACTGACGTGGGCCGAATCAGCACTGCACCTGATACCGATGCTGGGCTACGTTATCCCACTTGTTTTGGTGGCTAAACTCATCGACAAACATCTCGATAACGCTGCCCACTATCAACCTGGCGGGAGTCATTGA
- a CDS encoding EAL domain-containing protein, with protein sequence MNPFRLFNPTLQTKTALYFILGLMGVTLSCLLITRYFFILAIDDLENSELQQASNQAHSVIVGLSSDIEGRSYDWAYWDETHQLLLGADINGFIERNLSQDGLDALGLDLMVISDLKGQMVASVADDNHTHFEHLAQWVATHPQVMRHINLMNGVLDAARAAKSGLILVEDEIWNISLTPVRDSEGESGSSGWLIWGQNLSQRFPGDFQSILIAENEIAPVVEHTHQTPTLPHREIKKQRDTMTEWVNVVGLSGSPVATIKTTISRAYFNKGNVIFYYLLAALAVVTVAISLITFLTFRRRVAHRFSDLQRDLSALFEAYKLDGFDKPSKDELERLSNLVQALATNTTQAHARLQDAQHKFDALYQSKSIAMILIRERAIIDINQTALSLLEYQREQLLHQPLDLLCAETDQPECQIDVMYRQFAKGETQFEAQMLTSQGVEVDCHIEVSRITYQGEDAVMLSISDVREKKQQAKLIEDLVERDALSGLWNRKAIIEQFRELEAKELSFIYFSIPNLNVIADVYGHEKYDEAVKYVAALIKSKLARFRVGRLSADEFVALVATHRQFDEALWGAMRLHEELSEKQQVNGVEVDLRCHVSVVPPELSDYDFNHLLQAASYAVQNHKGEKGSVSIQRVTQDMFERSQTAAAIKRDIAGAIHSGEIYPYYQPIVDSKSGQITGFEALARWQHPKLGFVSPAIFVPLAEQADLVIELGEQILRQACEFIQQVNQIQAQNGGKPFSVHVNLSAPHFYHSLLSAYLEDLIDRYQIGAGQLVIELTESILMGPESEVVALMDEIKAQGVLFALDDFGTGYSSFTTLCSYPLDIVKLDKSYIDQLDTNDRAKSLVRHIANMAQELGLTTVAEGVESASQLRKLRNWNIEEIQGYYFYKPMPAGDILAIVQK encoded by the coding sequence ATGAATCCGTTTCGACTGTTCAACCCAACCCTGCAAACCAAGACCGCGCTCTATTTTATCCTTGGATTAATGGGGGTCACCCTAAGCTGCCTCCTGATCACCCGTTATTTCTTTATCCTCGCAATTGATGATCTAGAAAATAGCGAGCTCCAACAAGCCAGTAACCAAGCTCACAGCGTGATTGTTGGGCTTAGCAGCGATATTGAGGGGCGCTCCTATGACTGGGCTTACTGGGATGAAACACATCAACTGCTTCTCGGGGCCGATATCAACGGCTTTATTGAACGCAATTTGTCTCAAGACGGACTCGATGCCCTTGGCCTCGACCTGATGGTGATCAGTGATTTGAAAGGGCAAATGGTGGCCAGTGTCGCAGACGACAATCATACCCATTTTGAACACTTGGCACAGTGGGTCGCAACCCACCCTCAAGTAATGCGCCACATCAACTTAATGAATGGTGTATTAGATGCGGCGCGCGCTGCTAAAAGTGGGCTTATATTGGTGGAAGACGAGATCTGGAATATCAGCTTAACGCCGGTGCGAGACAGCGAAGGTGAGTCTGGCTCATCGGGTTGGTTGATCTGGGGACAAAATCTATCGCAACGTTTTCCCGGTGATTTTCAATCGATTCTGATCGCAGAGAATGAGATCGCTCCTGTTGTAGAACACACACACCAGACACCAACTCTTCCCCATCGTGAGATAAAAAAACAGCGCGATACGATGACGGAATGGGTCAATGTTGTGGGATTGTCAGGCTCTCCCGTGGCGACCATCAAAACCACGATCAGCCGAGCCTATTTTAATAAAGGCAATGTCATTTTCTACTATCTGCTGGCGGCCCTCGCCGTCGTGACTGTCGCTATTTCTCTGATCACCTTTTTAACCTTCCGCCGTCGTGTTGCGCACCGATTCTCCGATTTACAGCGCGACCTCAGTGCCTTGTTTGAGGCATACAAGCTCGATGGCTTTGATAAACCGAGTAAAGATGAGTTAGAGCGCTTATCAAACTTAGTACAAGCGCTGGCTACCAACACCACGCAGGCTCACGCGCGTTTGCAAGATGCGCAGCACAAGTTTGACGCCCTGTACCAAAGTAAGAGCATTGCTATGATTCTGATTCGCGAGCGGGCGATTATCGATATCAACCAAACTGCGCTTTCTCTGCTCGAATATCAACGGGAGCAGTTGCTGCATCAACCGCTGGATTTGCTTTGCGCAGAGACAGACCAACCAGAGTGCCAAATTGATGTGATGTATCGCCAGTTTGCCAAGGGTGAGACGCAATTTGAAGCGCAGATGCTGACCAGCCAAGGGGTGGAAGTTGACTGTCATATTGAAGTGAGCCGCATCACCTATCAGGGAGAAGATGCGGTGATGCTCTCCATCAGTGATGTGCGCGAGAAGAAGCAGCAGGCCAAACTGATTGAAGATTTGGTTGAGCGAGACGCGTTGTCTGGCCTATGGAATCGAAAGGCGATTATTGAGCAATTTCGAGAGCTGGAAGCGAAAGAGCTGTCATTTATCTATTTCTCGATTCCCAACCTTAATGTGATTGCCGATGTTTATGGTCATGAGAAGTATGACGAAGCGGTAAAGTATGTCGCAGCACTAATCAAGAGCAAACTGGCCCGTTTTCGTGTTGGTCGCCTCAGTGCCGATGAGTTTGTCGCCTTGGTAGCGACTCACCGTCAGTTTGATGAGGCGCTGTGGGGAGCGATGAGGTTGCATGAAGAGCTGTCAGAGAAGCAGCAGGTGAATGGGGTGGAAGTGGATCTGCGCTGTCATGTGAGTGTTGTGCCACCTGAGCTGAGCGATTACGACTTTAACCATTTGTTGCAGGCGGCCAGTTACGCGGTGCAAAATCACAAGGGTGAGAAGGGCTCGGTGTCGATTCAGCGTGTGACTCAAGATATGTTTGAGCGCTCTCAGACTGCTGCCGCGATTAAGCGCGATATTGCGGGTGCCATTCATAGTGGTGAAATCTATCCTTACTATCAACCGATAGTCGACAGCAAGAGTGGCCAAATCACCGGTTTTGAGGCTCTCGCTCGCTGGCAACATCCTAAGTTGGGTTTTGTATCTCCCGCTATTTTTGTTCCTTTGGCCGAACAGGCCGATTTAGTGATTGAGTTAGGCGAGCAAATCCTTCGCCAAGCTTGTGAGTTTATTCAACAGGTTAATCAAATTCAGGCGCAAAACGGCGGGAAACCGTTCTCGGTGCATGTCAATTTGAGCGCCCCGCATTTCTACCACTCTTTGCTTAGTGCTTATCTGGAAGATTTGATCGATCGATACCAGATTGGTGCTGGCCAGCTTGTTATCGAGCTGACTGAAAGTATCTTAATGGGGCCAGAGAGCGAAGTTGTGGCATTAATGGATGAGATCAAAGCGCAAGGCGTGTTGTTTGCGCTTGATGATTTTGGTACCGGCTATTCATCGTTTACCACCTTGTGTAGCTACCCGTTAGATATCGTTAAACTGGATAAATCCTACATTGATCAGTTAGATACTAATGATCGGGCGAAAAGTTTGGTGCGTCATATCGCCAATATGGCACAAGAGCTTGGGTTAACTACCGTCGCTGAAGGCGTGGAAAGCGCGTCGCAACTACGTAAATTGCGCAATTGGAACATTGAGGAGATCCAGGGTTACTACTTTTATAAACCCATGCCAGCCGGTGATATATTGGCGATAGTGCAAAAATAA
- a CDS encoding tetratricopeptide repeat protein: MAIVRLFLLLLVTACAPLSQHPTNRTDKQSQADARITLGMEYLQLGQLDRAGQNFEAALAHAPNYYRAQLAQAIYLQHAGLADLAGQRYQTLLEQHSRQPEVLLSYATFLCQQQQFQQAHAWFEKSLRHALASQRVANYQNAALCAIKAENHQQAGTYLVHALEYQPNRLDLRLHLAQVAINTGDTEQAAAQLTIVESHHGASQATQALWQEIHSLERADR, translated from the coding sequence ATGGCTATTGTTCGACTTTTTCTGTTACTGCTTGTCACAGCCTGTGCCCCACTCTCACAACACCCCACCAATAGAACAGATAAGCAGTCTCAAGCTGACGCTCGAATTACACTCGGAATGGAGTATCTGCAACTTGGCCAACTCGATAGAGCCGGTCAAAACTTTGAAGCCGCGCTCGCTCATGCTCCAAACTACTATCGCGCACAACTGGCCCAAGCCATCTATTTGCAACACGCTGGGCTCGCCGATCTTGCCGGGCAACGCTATCAAACACTGCTCGAGCAACATAGTAGGCAACCTGAAGTGCTGCTCAGCTATGCAACGTTTCTGTGTCAGCAGCAACAGTTTCAGCAAGCACACGCTTGGTTTGAAAAATCGCTTCGTCATGCCCTAGCATCGCAGCGCGTTGCCAATTATCAAAACGCCGCCTTATGCGCCATCAAGGCAGAGAATCACCAGCAGGCAGGCACTTATCTCGTCCACGCACTCGAGTATCAACCCAATCGACTCGACCTTCGCCTTCATTTGGCTCAAGTCGCGATTAACACCGGAGACACAGAGCAAGCTGCAGCGCAGTTGACCATAGTAGAGTCGCACCATGGTGCAAGTCAGGCGACACAAGCCTTATGGCAAGAAATCCATTCGCTGGAAAGAGCAGACCGCTAG
- a CDS encoding ATP-binding protein has translation MRLKLTIIRGLPGSGKSTLAKTLDAVHLEADMFFVNQAGEYYFEPSKLTQAHQWCQDQTRRCLQQGKDVVVSNTFVRRWEIAPYFKMAKRYQAEFEVIECHDDFGTIHDVEPETIDKMKRRWQTWESD, from the coding sequence ATGAGATTAAAACTGACAATAATCCGTGGCTTGCCTGGATCAGGTAAAAGCACATTGGCTAAGACTCTTGACGCGGTACACCTCGAAGCCGATATGTTTTTCGTTAATCAAGCGGGAGAGTACTACTTTGAGCCCAGCAAACTGACACAGGCGCACCAATGGTGCCAAGATCAAACTCGACGCTGCTTACAACAGGGAAAAGATGTTGTGGTCTCGAACACCTTTGTACGTCGCTGGGAAATTGCGCCTTACTTTAAGATGGCGAAACGCTACCAGGCCGAGTTTGAAGTCATAGAGTGTCATGACGATTTTGGTACGATTCACGATGTCGAGCCCGAAACCATCGACAAAATGAAACGTCGATGGCAAACATGGGAGAGTGATTAA
- the rlmF gene encoding 23S rRNA (adenine(1618)-N(6))-methyltransferase RlmF — protein sequence MNPKANTNSNQPKSTSSRASLPQMKIVNHKSKPGLHKDNRHQGRYDFKALVAAVPQLKTHVIRNPKGEQSINFSDPQAVKMLNKALLAHHYQVTVWDIPQGFLCPPIPGRADYIHRLNELVLRDLPQLQQQQLHALDIGVGANCIYPIIGARVYGWRCVGSDIDARSIENANMIASQNPSLKDMVEARLQKQSRYLFKGIIQPGEFYHVTTCNPPFHKSLQEAQQGSARKVQNLARNKTKRGQAKSQSAGHSSPILNFGGQKAELWCPGGEAAFIKNMAFESRDFAQQVLWFSSLISKKENVRWMRKNLEKAGAKEVHIVEMSQGQKVSRFIAWTFHSSEQRAQWIREKV from the coding sequence ATGAACCCTAAGGCCAACACCAATTCGAATCAGCCTAAATCAACGTCGAGCCGCGCTTCATTGCCGCAAATGAAAATCGTCAATCATAAAAGTAAGCCGGGGCTACACAAAGATAATCGTCATCAAGGTCGGTACGACTTTAAGGCCTTGGTCGCAGCCGTGCCGCAGTTAAAAACGCATGTAATTCGCAACCCAAAAGGGGAGCAGAGCATCAACTTCTCTGATCCGCAGGCTGTGAAAATGTTGAATAAAGCGCTGCTTGCCCATCATTATCAAGTGACTGTTTGGGACATTCCGCAAGGCTTTCTCTGTCCACCCATTCCAGGTCGAGCTGACTACATTCATCGCCTTAATGAGCTGGTTTTACGCGACTTACCTCAATTGCAGCAGCAACAATTGCATGCCTTAGATATTGGTGTCGGGGCCAACTGTATTTACCCAATCATAGGTGCGCGTGTTTATGGCTGGCGCTGTGTTGGCAGTGATATTGATGCGCGCTCAATTGAGAATGCCAATATGATTGCTAGCCAAAACCCTTCACTCAAAGACATGGTAGAAGCGCGATTGCAAAAGCAATCTCGCTACCTGTTTAAAGGCATTATTCAACCCGGTGAATTTTACCATGTGACAACCTGCAATCCGCCTTTTCACAAATCACTGCAAGAAGCGCAGCAAGGCAGTGCGCGTAAAGTGCAAAACTTGGCGCGTAATAAAACCAAGCGCGGTCAAGCTAAGTCGCAATCGGCTGGCCACTCTTCACCTATACTTAACTTTGGCGGACAAAAAGCCGAGCTTTGGTGTCCTGGCGGCGAGGCGGCCTTTATCAAGAACATGGCCTTTGAGAGTCGAGATTTTGCGCAGCAGGTGCTTTGGTTCAGTAGTCTGATTTCTAAAAAAGAGAACGTCCGCTGGATGCGAAAAAATCTAGAGAAAGCGGGCGCCAAAGAAGTGCATATTGTTGAGATGAGTCAGGGGCAAAAAGTGAGTCGTTTTATTGCTTGGACCTTCCATAGCTCAGAGCAGCGAGCTCAGTGGATTAGAGAGAAAGTGTAA
- the metA gene encoding homoserine O-acetyltransferase MetA, whose translation MPIKIPDQLPASDVLRTENIFVMSESRASTQEIRPLKVLILNLMPKKIETETQFLRLLSNSPLQVDIELLRIDDRPSKNTPTEHLDNFYRQFEMVKGRNFDGLIITGAPLGLVQFEDVIYWEHLQTIMSWAKDHVTSTLYVCWAAQAGLKLLYDLPKRTRKEKLSGVYNHQIHQPFHPILRGFDDTFLAPHSRYADFSPEYLAEHTDLDILATSDVAGVYLASTKDKRNVFVTGHPEYDSHTLHNEYIRDLGEGMEPAIPVNYYPNNNPDNKPVASWRSHGHLLFANWLNYCVYQQTPYDLDHFSEANFTKDD comes from the coding sequence GTGCCGATCAAGATCCCCGATCAATTACCTGCATCTGATGTGCTACGCACTGAGAATATTTTTGTCATGTCTGAGTCTCGCGCTTCGACACAGGAAATTCGTCCGCTCAAAGTGCTGATTCTCAACCTCATGCCCAAGAAAATTGAAACGGAAACACAGTTTTTGCGCCTGCTGTCCAACAGCCCGCTTCAAGTTGACATTGAGTTGTTGCGCATTGATGACCGCCCAAGCAAGAACACTCCGACCGAACACCTCGACAATTTCTATCGCCAATTTGAAATGGTCAAAGGTCGCAATTTCGATGGTTTGATCATTACCGGAGCGCCGCTGGGCCTGGTACAATTTGAAGATGTGATCTATTGGGAGCATCTACAAACCATTATGAGTTGGGCCAAAGATCACGTGACATCGACCCTCTATGTATGTTGGGCCGCTCAAGCGGGGCTGAAGTTACTGTACGACCTACCCAAACGTACGCGTAAAGAAAAGCTCTCTGGCGTATATAATCATCAAATCCACCAGCCTTTCCACCCGATTTTGCGCGGGTTTGACGATACCTTCTTGGCACCACACTCACGCTATGCAGACTTCTCTCCAGAATATCTTGCGGAACATACCGATTTGGATATTCTCGCGACCTCGGATGTGGCCGGTGTGTATTTGGCATCGACCAAAGATAAGCGCAATGTCTTCGTGACCGGTCATCCTGAATACGACTCGCACACTCTGCATAACGAATATATTCGCGACTTGGGTGAAGGCATGGAGCCAGCAATTCCGGTGAACTACTACCCGAATAACAACCCAGACAACAAACCGGTGGCCAGTTGGCGCAGTCATGGCCATTTGCTGTTCGCCAATTGGCTCAACTATTGTGTTTACCAGCAAACCCCATACGATCTTGACCACTTCAGTGAAGCCAACTTCACCAAAGATGACTAA
- a CDS encoding glutaredoxin family protein, with amino-acid sequence MKRLVLYVKDKCPHCKDAQRYLDSKGYKYRLTNAKMQRGRKELDAIGARSLPVLKIGDRYMIGWNVNNFEKMYNSK; translated from the coding sequence ATGAAAAGACTCGTCCTCTATGTGAAAGATAAATGCCCGCACTGCAAAGATGCGCAGCGCTATCTTGATTCGAAAGGGTATAAATACCGATTGACCAACGCCAAAATGCAGCGTGGTCGCAAAGAGCTCGACGCCATCGGCGCACGCTCGCTACCGGTACTTAAGATTGGTGACCGCTATATGATTGGCTGGAACGTCAACAACTTTGAGAAGATGTACAACAGCAAGTGA